One segment of Streptomyces sp. XD-27 DNA contains the following:
- a CDS encoding AIM24 family protein, producing the protein MAFTVLNSRMVQSQLMPGQKLFSQRGAMLAYTGDVHFTPSITGGQGGVMGMIGRRLANEATPLMTVEGSGTVMFGHGGHHVEVIELTGETLYVEADRLLAFDGTLRQGTMFMGSQGGVMGIVRGQVTGQGLFTTKLDGNGSAAVMAHGGVIDLPIVPGRPVHVDPQAYVAHRGDVRSKVTAALGWRELVGRGSGEAFQLELSGSGTVYVQASEEKL; encoded by the coding sequence ATGGCGTTCACGGTGCTCAACTCGCGGATGGTCCAGAGCCAGCTGATGCCGGGTCAGAAGCTGTTCAGCCAGCGTGGCGCGATGCTCGCGTACACCGGTGACGTGCACTTCACGCCGAGCATCACCGGCGGGCAGGGCGGGGTGATGGGCATGATCGGCCGCCGCCTCGCGAACGAGGCGACCCCGCTGATGACGGTGGAGGGCAGCGGCACGGTGATGTTCGGCCACGGCGGCCACCACGTCGAGGTGATAGAGCTGACCGGCGAGACCCTCTACGTCGAGGCGGACCGGCTGCTGGCCTTCGACGGCACGCTGCGGCAGGGCACGATGTTCATGGGCTCGCAGGGCGGGGTGATGGGCATCGTGCGCGGCCAGGTCACCGGACAGGGGCTGTTCACCACGAAGCTCGACGGGAACGGCTCGGCGGCGGTGATGGCGCACGGCGGGGTGATCGACCTGCCGATCGTGCCCGGGCGCCCGGTGCATGTGGATCCGCAGGCGTACGTGGCGCACCGGGGCGACGTCCGCAGCAAGGTCACGGCCGCGCTCGGATGGCGGGAACTGGTGGGCCGCGGCTCGGGTGAGGCGTTCCAGCTGGAGCTGTCCGGCAGTGGCACGGTGTACGTCCAGGCATCGGAGGAGAAGCTGTGA
- a CDS encoding DUF3817 domain-containing protein encodes MKKSVLTRYRVMAYVTAVMLLVLCTCMIFKYGFDKGADTTLVVSQVHGVLYIIYLIFAFDLGSKAKWPFAKLLWVLVSGTIPAAAFFVERKVARDVEPLIADAAPAVAKA; translated from the coding sequence ATGAAGAAGAGCGTGCTGACCCGCTACCGGGTCATGGCCTACGTCACCGCCGTGATGCTGCTGGTGCTGTGCACCTGCATGATCTTCAAGTACGGCTTCGACAAGGGCGCAGACACCACGCTCGTGGTCTCCCAGGTCCACGGCGTGCTCTACATCATCTACCTGATCTTCGCCTTCGACCTCGGCTCCAAGGCGAAGTGGCCGTTCGCCAAGCTGCTGTGGGTGCTGGTCTCCGGGACCATCCCGGCCGCCGCCTTCTTCGTCGAGCGCAAGGTCGCCCGGGACGTCGAGCCGCTGATCGCGGATGCCGCCCCGGCGGTCGCCAAGGCGTAG
- a CDS encoding PepSY domain-containing protein, with translation MKRNIVITAVAALALIGGGTATAFAVADDDAHAATATASTVGVTDRDDDAHEDARDDARDDAADARAVRDALKGAEIDASEAAKAAAAQGTVVSVDLDDDGKDKGWEVEVLGKDGKEREFLVDLNTGKVTAAPADHDDDTHDDED, from the coding sequence ATGAAGCGCAACATCGTCATCACCGCCGTCGCCGCCCTGGCCCTGATAGGCGGCGGCACCGCCACGGCGTTCGCGGTCGCGGACGACGACGCCCACGCCGCGACGGCGACGGCCTCGACGGTGGGCGTGACGGACCGCGACGACGACGCCCACGAGGACGCGCGGGACGACGCACGGGACGACGCCGCGGACGCCCGCGCGGTCCGCGACGCGCTCAAGGGCGCGGAGATCGACGCCTCGGAGGCGGCGAAGGCGGCCGCCGCGCAGGGCACGGTGGTCTCGGTCGACCTGGACGACGACGGCAAGGACAAGGGCTGGGAGGTCGAGGTCCTGGGCAAGGACGGCAAGGAGCGGGAGTTCCTGGTCGACCTGAACACCGGCAAGGTCACGGCCGCCCCGGCGGACCACGACGACGACACGCACGACGACGAGGACTGA
- a CDS encoding AIM24 family protein, translating to MAHFRLQGSKVLAVDLAGDSVKAKKGSMVAYDGEMSFKKMTGGGEGLRGMVTRRLTGEQMAVMEVKGHGTCYFADNANEINLVVLQGEKLYVEASNLLCTDAALRTGTTFTGLRGSAQGNGLFTTTVEGSGQAAILSEGTAVVLRVTPRTPLQVDPGAYIAHTGNLTQHFQSGVNFRTFMGESSGEAFQIRFEGDGLVYIQPSERDTVGGDL from the coding sequence GTGGCTCACTTTCGACTTCAGGGGAGCAAGGTCCTCGCCGTCGACCTGGCCGGCGACTCCGTCAAGGCCAAGAAGGGGTCGATGGTCGCGTACGACGGCGAGATGTCCTTCAAGAAGATGACCGGCGGAGGTGAGGGGCTGCGGGGGATGGTGACGCGGCGGCTCACCGGAGAGCAGATGGCCGTCATGGAGGTGAAGGGGCACGGGACGTGCTACTTCGCCGACAACGCCAACGAGATCAACCTGGTCGTGTTGCAGGGGGAGAAGCTGTATGTGGAGGCGAGCAATCTGCTGTGCACCGACGCGGCGCTGCGCACCGGCACCACCTTCACCGGACTGCGCGGCTCGGCCCAGGGCAACGGGCTGTTCACCACGACGGTCGAGGGCAGCGGACAGGCGGCGATACTGTCCGAAGGTACGGCGGTGGTGCTGCGGGTGACCCCGAGGACGCCGCTCCAGGTGGACCCGGGCGCGTACATCGCGCACACCGGGAACCTCACGCAGCACTTCCAGTCCGGTGTGAACTTCCGCACGTTCATGGGCGAGAGTTCCGGGGAAGCGTTCCAGATCCGCTTCGAGGGCGACGGACTGGTGTACATCCAGCCCAGCGAGCGCGACACCGTCGGAGGTGACCTCTGA
- a CDS encoding DUF5937 family protein has product MPLHLRFGADDLLRCRFAVSPLCQTHEAVRTLRRRERHGYHLPWLRRIRGALAGLDLSELWLFMPPRGGYTPDFLGAPPDVPYASFEDELERMRAGDPAAARAEMAQSLACTPGAADSPLGRAALDDPAAAVQRLADVTERAWRALLAPDWPRLRALLDADIGFRSRQLAEGGLERLFADLHPGLAWADGTLTVRTPGHPPARQELDGRGLLLMPSVFVWPDVVSGFAPPWQPTVIYPARGVGGLWREPSRGAADALVRLLGANRAAILCDLTEPASTTALAHRHGLAPSSVSAHLSVLRGAGLLTSRRQGHQVLYERTPLGIALAAGEEPHRPG; this is encoded by the coding sequence ATGCCACTGCACCTGCGCTTCGGCGCCGACGACCTCCTGCGGTGCCGGTTCGCCGTGTCCCCGTTGTGCCAGACCCACGAGGCCGTACGGACCCTGCGGCGGCGCGAGCGGCACGGCTACCACCTGCCCTGGCTGCGCCGGATCCGCGGCGCCCTGGCCGGTCTCGACCTGTCCGAGCTGTGGCTGTTCATGCCGCCGCGCGGCGGCTACACGCCCGACTTCCTGGGCGCGCCGCCGGACGTGCCGTACGCGTCCTTCGAGGACGAGCTGGAGCGGATGCGGGCCGGCGATCCGGCGGCGGCCCGCGCGGAGATGGCCCAGTCACTGGCCTGCACGCCCGGCGCGGCCGACTCGCCGCTGGGCCGGGCCGCACTGGACGATCCGGCGGCGGCCGTGCAGCGGCTGGCGGACGTCACCGAGCGGGCCTGGCGGGCGCTGCTCGCCCCGGACTGGCCCCGGCTGCGCGCCCTGCTGGACGCCGACATCGGCTTCCGGTCGCGGCAGTTGGCCGAGGGCGGCCTGGAGCGGCTGTTCGCGGATCTGCATCCGGGGCTGGCGTGGGCGGACGGCACGCTGACCGTCCGTACGCCCGGCCACCCGCCCGCGCGGCAGGAGCTGGACGGGCGGGGGCTGCTGCTGATGCCGAGCGTCTTCGTGTGGCCGGACGTGGTGAGCGGCTTCGCCCCGCCCTGGCAGCCGACCGTGATCTATCCGGCGCGCGGCGTGGGCGGGCTGTGGCGGGAACCGTCGCGCGGCGCCGCCGACGCGCTCGTACGGCTGCTGGGCGCGAACCGCGCGGCCATCCTCTGCGACCTCACGGAGCCGGCGTCGACGACGGCGCTCGCGCACCGGCACGGGCTGGCGCCCTCCTCGGTGTCGGCGCATCTGTCGGTGCTGCGCGGCGCGGGTCTGCTGACCTCGCGCCGCCAGGGGCACCAGGTGCTGTACGAGCGCACTCCGCTGGGAATCGCGCTGGCGGCCGGGGAGGAGCCGCACCGCCCCGGCTGA
- a CDS encoding cell wall metabolism sensor histidine kinase WalK, producing the protein MLKAFGSVRARAALGATLVVAVALVAAGVAVLQVLQGHLRNQAELKAQVAAREVASRLATGTAFDRLDLDDDPPVQVVDDRRRVRAVSDDLQALTGTGSTSVKVVTVPPAPSGDEDDDDDDEAEELGPGKISTEVRFVTGTARVDGKSADYRFAVVDVATPRDEEATVYAGAPLAAERGAVRTVRQAMLIGLPPLLAVVAAVTWLVTRRALRPVEGIRREMAAITASTDLSRRVPEPASRDEVARLARTTNETLAALETSVERQRRFVADASHELRSPIASLRTQLEVGAAHPELLDVDGAVADVVRLQRLAADLLLLARLDAGERPPPTARVELARLVREELAQRTGDRLPVTVDALAEVAVAGSRGQLARVLGNLLDNAQRHAATRVRVSLRAEGGQAVLAVADDGAGVPEDQRERIFERFVRLDEARTRDDGGAGLGLAIARDVVLRHAGSLTVGVAAGGGALFEARIPSL; encoded by the coding sequence GTGCTTAAGGCGTTCGGTTCGGTACGGGCCCGGGCGGCGCTCGGTGCGACGCTGGTGGTCGCGGTCGCCCTGGTGGCCGCCGGTGTCGCGGTGCTCCAGGTGCTCCAGGGCCATCTGCGCAACCAGGCCGAGCTCAAGGCCCAGGTCGCCGCGCGCGAGGTCGCCTCGCGGCTGGCGACGGGCACGGCGTTCGACCGGCTCGACCTGGACGACGACCCGCCGGTGCAGGTCGTGGACGACCGGCGGCGGGTACGGGCCGTCAGCGACGACCTCCAGGCGCTGACCGGCACCGGGAGCACCTCCGTCAAGGTGGTCACCGTGCCGCCGGCGCCGTCCGGCGACGAAGACGACGACGATGACGACGAGGCCGAGGAACTGGGGCCGGGGAAGATCTCCACCGAGGTCCGGTTCGTCACCGGAACCGCCCGGGTCGACGGGAAGAGCGCCGACTACCGCTTCGCCGTGGTCGACGTCGCCACCCCGCGCGACGAGGAGGCCACCGTCTACGCGGGCGCCCCGCTGGCCGCCGAGCGCGGCGCCGTGCGCACCGTACGCCAGGCGATGCTGATCGGGCTGCCGCCGCTGCTCGCGGTGGTGGCCGCGGTGACCTGGCTGGTGACCCGGCGCGCCCTGCGGCCGGTGGAGGGCATCCGGCGCGAGATGGCCGCCATCACGGCGAGCACGGACCTGTCCCGGCGGGTGCCGGAGCCCGCCTCGCGGGACGAGGTGGCGCGGCTGGCCCGTACCACCAACGAGACCCTCGCCGCGCTGGAGACGTCCGTGGAGCGGCAGCGGCGCTTCGTGGCGGACGCCTCGCACGAGCTGCGCAGCCCGATCGCCAGTTTGCGCACGCAGTTGGAGGTGGGAGCCGCCCATCCGGAACTCCTGGACGTGGACGGGGCCGTGGCGGACGTGGTGCGGCTGCAGCGGCTCGCCGCCGACCTGCTGCTGCTGGCCCGGCTGGACGCGGGGGAGCGGCCGCCGCCGACGGCCCGGGTGGAGCTGGCCCGGCTGGTGCGGGAGGAGTTGGCGCAGCGTACGGGGGACCGGCTGCCGGTCACCGTGGACGCACTGGCCGAGGTGGCGGTCGCCGGGTCGCGCGGGCAACTGGCGCGGGTGCTGGGCAACCTGCTGGACAACGCGCAGCGGCACGCCGCCACCCGGGTACGGGTCTCGCTGCGGGCCGAGGGCGGCCAGGCCGTGCTCGCCGTCGCCGACGACGGCGCCGGGGTGCCCGAGGACCAGCGGGAGCGGATCTTCGAGCGGTTCGTCCGGCTGGACGAGGCGCGCACCCGCGACGATGGCGGGGCCGGGCTCGGCCTCGCCATCGCGCGGGACGTGGTGCTGCGGCACGCGGGCTCGCTCACCGTCGGCGTGGCGGCGGGCGGCGGTGCGCTCTTCGAGGCGCGGATCCCGTCCCTGTGA
- a CDS encoding MarR family winged helix-turn-helix transcriptional regulator, which translates to METENGTRWLSDEEQCAWRTHLDVSRLLTYQLERDLQPFGLTINDYEILVNLSESQEHRMRMSDLAAATLQSKSRLSHQITRMENAGLVRRENCESDRRGLYAVLTETGWETMRKVAPHHVDSVRRHFIDLLDPADLAALRSSLGPVAEHLRSQRNQP; encoded by the coding sequence ATGGAGACCGAGAACGGCACCCGCTGGCTCAGCGACGAGGAACAGTGTGCGTGGCGCACCCATCTGGACGTCAGCCGACTGCTGACGTACCAGCTCGAACGGGACCTGCAACCGTTCGGTCTGACCATCAACGACTACGAGATCCTGGTCAACCTCTCGGAATCGCAGGAGCACCGGATGCGGATGAGCGACCTCGCCGCGGCCACCCTGCAGTCCAAGAGCCGGCTCTCCCACCAGATCACGCGGATGGAGAACGCCGGGCTGGTCCGCCGGGAGAACTGCGAGTCCGACCGCCGCGGACTGTATGCGGTACTCACCGAGACCGGGTGGGAGACCATGCGCAAGGTCGCCCCGCACCACGTCGACTCCGTCCGCAGGCACTTCATCGACCTGCTGGACCCGGCCGACCTGGCGGCGCTGCGCAGCTCGCTCGGCCCCGTCGCCGAACATCTGCGGTCCCAGCGCAACCAGCCCTAG
- a CDS encoding response regulator transcription factor gives MRVLIVEDERRLALSLAKGLTAEGFAVDVVHDGLEGLHQAGQSAYDLVILDIMLPGMNGYRVCSTLRAAGNDVPILMLTAKDGEYDEAEGLDTGADDYLTKPFSYVVLLARVRALVRRRGQGASPVLRAGSLTVDRGARRVARDGAAVALTAKEFAVLEQLALRAGDVVSKAEILEHVWDFAYEGDPNIVEVYVSTLRRKLGAGLIETVRGAGYRLVTRA, from the coding sequence ATGCGCGTGCTGATCGTGGAGGACGAGAGGCGGCTCGCCCTGTCGCTGGCCAAGGGGCTGACGGCCGAGGGCTTCGCCGTCGACGTGGTGCACGACGGGCTCGAAGGGCTGCATCAGGCGGGCCAGAGCGCGTACGACCTCGTCATCCTCGACATCATGCTGCCCGGCATGAACGGGTACCGGGTCTGCTCGACACTGCGCGCGGCCGGAAACGACGTCCCGATCCTGATGCTGACCGCCAAGGACGGCGAGTACGACGAGGCGGAGGGGCTGGACACCGGCGCCGACGACTACCTGACCAAGCCGTTCAGCTACGTGGTCCTGCTGGCGCGGGTCCGGGCCCTGGTGCGGCGGCGCGGCCAGGGGGCCTCGCCCGTGCTGCGGGCCGGCTCCCTGACCGTCGACCGGGGCGCGCGGCGCGTGGCGCGCGACGGCGCGGCGGTGGCGCTCACCGCCAAGGAGTTCGCCGTCCTGGAGCAACTGGCGCTGCGCGCCGGGGACGTGGTGTCCAAGGCCGAGATCCTGGAGCACGTGTGGGACTTCGCGTACGAGGGCGACCCCAACATCGTCGAGGTGTACGTGAGCACTCTGCGCAGGAAACTGGGCGCCGGACTCATCGAGACCGTGCGGGGCGCCGGATACCGGCTGGTGACGCGTGCTTAA
- a CDS encoding AIM24 family protein — protein MGQLGPVIHDADTLPVNDNINPYAFSVDLDGQWFLQKGKMVAYYGKIDFHGFGMGHLDRLVAHSFHSPLHVADWVVAEGRGKMVLADRAFDVNSYDLDDGNLTIRSGNLLAFQSSLSLKQSIVPGFYTLIGTGKFVAASNGPVVFMEPPIRVDPQALVGWADCPTPCHHYDHRYLRGFLGAVRGRTGIGGTSGEEHQFEFVGAGTVLLQSTEQVLEERPTGSTGGTGS, from the coding sequence ATGGGACAGCTGGGTCCCGTCATCCATGACGCCGACACGCTGCCGGTCAACGACAACATCAACCCCTACGCCTTCAGCGTGGATCTGGACGGCCAGTGGTTCCTCCAGAAGGGGAAGATGGTCGCCTACTACGGGAAGATCGACTTCCACGGCTTCGGCATGGGGCACCTCGACCGGCTCGTGGCGCACAGCTTCCACTCCCCGCTGCACGTCGCGGACTGGGTGGTGGCGGAGGGCCGGGGCAAGATGGTGCTGGCGGACCGGGCCTTCGACGTCAACTCCTACGATCTGGACGACGGGAACCTGACCATCCGGTCGGGCAACCTGCTCGCTTTCCAGTCGTCGCTGTCACTCAAACAGTCGATTGTGCCGGGCTTCTACACCCTCATCGGAACCGGGAAGTTCGTCGCCGCGTCCAACGGCCCGGTGGTCTTCATGGAGCCGCCGATCCGCGTGGACCCGCAGGCCCTGGTCGGCTGGGCGGACTGCCCGACGCCCTGCCATCACTACGATCACCGCTATCTGCGCGGGTTCCTCGGTGCCGTACGCGGGCGCACGGGCATCGGCGGAACCTCGGGTGAGGAGCACCAGTTCGAGTTCGTCGGGGCGGGTACGGTGCTGCTCCAGTCGACCGAGCAGGTGCTGGAGGAGCGGCCCACCGGCAGCACTGGGGGTACCGGTTCGTAA
- a CDS encoding DUF3817 domain-containing protein, with amino-acid sequence MDFKTATALRRLRLVSAPEAVSFLLLLVCSVLKRTTDFNAVPVMGAVHGVLFILYVIFWADAWNRTKWQWKTAALYFVLSVLPTGGFFAERMLKREAEASVIAARARKEGIVNA; translated from the coding sequence ATGGACTTCAAGACCGCCACCGCGCTCCGCCGCCTCCGCCTGGTCTCCGCGCCCGAGGCCGTGTCCTTCCTGCTGCTGCTCGTCTGCTCGGTGCTCAAGCGCACGACGGACTTCAACGCGGTGCCGGTGATGGGCGCGGTCCACGGCGTCCTGTTCATCCTGTACGTGATCTTCTGGGCCGACGCCTGGAACCGTACGAAGTGGCAGTGGAAGACCGCCGCGCTGTACTTCGTGCTCTCGGTCCTGCCCACCGGAGGCTTCTTCGCCGAGCGGATGCTCAAGCGCGAGGCCGAGGCCAGCGTGATCGCCGCGCGCGCCCGCAAGGAAGGGATCGTCAACGCCTGA
- a CDS encoding MFS transporter, producing MPTPSGPVNPGPTDARPPAEQSSDPGEGTGGHPGEGTGYRAVFAVKEFRAVFAAHLMSMLGEVVCAIALSVLIYRLTGSPLMSALAFALALLPYMIGGTLLSAVADRYPARRVLVVCDLLSALCTAAMVVPGMPVAALLALRCVAAAISPVFSGTRAATLGDILGEGDLFVLGRSVIRITAQSAQLAGFAVGGLLLTAVAPRAVLVITAVAFLGSALVLRLGTRRRPAREGAGSGGALLGESLRVIRWLFAHRRIRALLLLSWVPPMFVVAPEALATPYADDLGLGPAGLGLLMIAMPVGAIASEVVVGSRLSPRARAALTLPVAVLAMLPALGYLFRPSLPWALLCLLLAGCGSSYTLGLDQWFIAAVPEEVRGRAMTVLTAGLMTTQGLGMALAGAAAEFAPVHQVVAGAGVLGTACVVLVAAEARRTAR from the coding sequence ATGCCGACGCCCTCCGGGCCCGTGAATCCGGGCCCCACTGACGCGCGCCCACCCGCGGAGCAGAGCAGCGACCCCGGCGAGGGGACCGGCGGCCACCCCGGCGAGGGGACCGGCTACCGGGCCGTGTTCGCCGTCAAGGAGTTCCGCGCCGTCTTCGCCGCGCACCTGATGTCGATGCTCGGCGAGGTCGTCTGCGCGATCGCGCTGTCCGTCCTCATCTACCGGCTCACCGGATCGCCGCTGATGAGCGCCCTGGCGTTCGCCCTCGCCCTGCTGCCCTACATGATCGGCGGCACACTGCTGTCCGCCGTCGCCGACCGCTACCCCGCCCGCCGCGTCCTCGTCGTCTGCGATCTGCTGAGCGCCCTCTGCACGGCCGCCATGGTGGTGCCCGGGATGCCCGTGGCGGCGCTCCTCGCGCTGCGCTGCGTGGCGGCGGCGATCTCGCCGGTGTTCAGCGGGACGCGCGCCGCGACGCTCGGCGACATCCTCGGGGAGGGCGACCTGTTCGTGCTGGGCCGGTCCGTCATCCGGATCACGGCGCAGAGCGCGCAGCTCGCCGGCTTCGCGGTGGGCGGGCTGCTGCTCACCGCCGTGGCGCCGCGCGCCGTCCTGGTGATCACCGCCGTGGCCTTCCTCGGGTCCGCCCTCGTGCTGCGCCTGGGGACCCGCCGCCGCCCGGCGCGCGAGGGGGCCGGGAGCGGCGGCGCGCTGCTGGGCGAGTCGCTGCGCGTCATCCGGTGGCTGTTCGCGCACCGCCGTATCCGCGCGCTGCTCCTGCTGAGCTGGGTCCCGCCGATGTTCGTGGTGGCTCCGGAGGCGCTGGCGACCCCGTACGCCGACGACCTGGGTCTCGGCCCTGCCGGGCTGGGACTCCTCATGATCGCCATGCCGGTCGGCGCGATCGCCAGTGAGGTCGTGGTCGGCTCGCGCCTGAGCCCGCGCGCCCGCGCCGCGCTCACCCTCCCCGTCGCCGTGTTGGCGATGCTGCCGGCCCTGGGCTACCTGTTCCGGCCGTCCCTGCCCTGGGCCCTGCTGTGCCTGCTGCTGGCCGGCTGCGGCAGCTCGTACACCCTGGGGCTGGACCAGTGGTTCATCGCGGCGGTGCCCGAGGAGGTGCGCGGGCGGGCCATGACCGTGCTGACCGCCGGGCTGATGACGACCCAGGGCCTGGGCATGGCGCTGGCGGGGGCCGCCGCCGAGTTCGCTCCCGTCCATCAGGTGGTCGCGGGCGCGGGCGTGCTCGGTACGGCGTGCGTCGTGCTCGTCGCGGCCGAGGCGCGGCGTACCGCGCGCTGA
- a CDS encoding MarR family winged helix-turn-helix transcriptional regulator, protein MAKPLSLTFDPIARADELWKQRWGAVPSMAAITSIMRAHQILLGQVDAVVKPYGLTFARYEALVLLTFSKAGELPMSKIGERLMVHPTSVTNTVDRLVRSGLVDKRPNPNDGRGTLASITDKGREVVEAATRDLMAMDFGLGTYGDDECVEIFRMLRPLRIAAEDFEE, encoded by the coding sequence GTGGCCAAGCCTCTCAGTCTGACGTTCGACCCCATCGCCCGTGCCGACGAGCTCTGGAAGCAGCGGTGGGGCGCCGTGCCGTCCATGGCCGCCATCACGTCGATCATGCGGGCCCACCAGATCCTGCTCGGCCAGGTCGACGCGGTGGTGAAGCCGTACGGACTGACGTTCGCGCGCTACGAGGCGCTGGTGCTGCTGACCTTCTCCAAGGCCGGGGAGCTGCCGATGTCCAAGATCGGCGAGCGGCTGATGGTCCACCCGACCTCCGTCACCAACACGGTGGACCGCCTGGTCCGCTCCGGCCTGGTCGACAAGCGCCCGAACCCCAACGACGGGCGCGGCACGCTCGCCTCGATCACCGACAAGGGGCGCGAGGTCGTGGAGGCGGCCACCCGCGACCTGATGGCGATGGACTTCGGCCTCGGGACGTACGGCGACGACGAGTGCGTGGAGATCTTCCGGATGCTGCGCCCGCTGCGGATCGCGGCCGAGGACTTCGAGGAGTAG